A stretch of Lactuca sativa cultivar Salinas chromosome 6, Lsat_Salinas_v11, whole genome shotgun sequence DNA encodes these proteins:
- the LOC111880445 gene encoding uncharacterized protein LOC111880445, translating to MSLVKEGGSLTYQVPVLTPTNYLVWVVKVKSVMDAHGIWEMVEPKTSDKAPDQKKSKQALAFLFKAIPEDMVLQMASYTDPKQVWDGLKTRYLGVDRVRTTRLATLKWELESLRMKEDETVDDFVTKLSGLASKVRNLGYELEEGDLVKRLLDSMPKSFLQIVASIEQCFELDSMLFDEAVGRLKAYEERIRGTEKVENTQGGLLLASDEKSHVCKHCGNGRSNRDDFGHGRGSGRSRDGNERVRDKSHIRCYKFGELGYYKNECPK from the coding sequence ATGTCGTTGGTTAAAGAAGGAGGTTCGTTGACATATCAAGTTCCGGTTTTGACTCCAACGAATTATCTGGTGTGGGTGGTTAAGGTCAAGTCAGTTATGGATGCACATGGCATATGGGAGATGGTCGAACCGAAGACGTCAGATAAAGCACCAGATCAAAAGAAGTCAAAACAAGCTCTTGCTTTTTTGTTTAAAGCGATACCCGAAGACATGGTGTTGCAAATGGCGAGTTACACCGACCCAAAGCAAGTGTGGGATGGGCTAAAAACACGGTATTTGGGAGTGGATCGGGTAAGAACGACTCGACTTGCAACCTTAAAATGGGAGCTTGAAAGTTTACGCATGAAAGAGGATGAAACGGTTGATGATTTTGTGACGAAATTATCCGGTTTAGCGTCAAAAGTAAGGAATCTTGGATATGAGCTTGAAGAAGGTGATTTGGTAAAAAGGTTACTAGATTCGATGCCTAAGTCGTTTCTTCAAATCGTGGCTTCAATAGAGCAATGTTTCGAGTTGGATTCAATGTTATTCGATGAAGCGGTTGGTAGATTGAAGGCGTACGAGGAGCGTATAAGAGGAACTGAGAAAGTGGAGAACACTCAAGGTGGGTTGTTGTTGGCTAGTGACGAAAAGTCACATGTTTGTAAGCATTGTGGCAATGGACGTTCAAATCGGGATGACTTTGGACATGGCCGGGGGTCCGGGAGAAGTCGAGATGGTAATGAACGTGTCCGGGATAAAAGTCACATTAGATGTTACAAATTTGGTGAGCTTGGTTACTATAAAAACGAGTGTCCTAAATAG